One Salmo trutta chromosome 19, fSalTru1.1, whole genome shotgun sequence genomic window carries:
- the sms gene encoding spermine synthase, with translation MALRHYTLDFNLSAPADCPSTVRGLQSIFQEQEMTETVHDTEGHGYLATFIGKNGRLVILRVHSQGLVTVDLQCCEGDNIAQIDNLLNALEKKLKSLLHGNIRRVKRLPALTRGAAVDRYWPTADGRLVEYDIDRVVYDEDSAYQNIKILHSQQFGNILILNGDVNLAESDLPYTQAIMGRGKENYTGKEVLILGGGDGGILAEAVKLKPKMITMVEIDQMVIDGCRTHMRKACGSVLDNLKGDCYQVLVEDCVPVLKKYVEEGKTFDYVINDLTAVPISTAPEEDSTWEFLQLILDLSIKVLRPTGKYFTQGNCANLTEALALYEEQLGRLSCPVDFSKEVVCVPSYMELWVFYTVWKK, from the exons ATGGCACTGCGACATTACACCCTCGACTTCAACCTCTCAGCGCCAG CTGACTGTCCTTCAACTGTGCGTGGGCTGCAGTCTATATTTCAAGAGCAGGAAATGACAGAGACTGTCCATGACACTGAGGGACATGGATACCTTGCTACCTTCATTGGCAAGAATGGCAG gTTGGTTATTCTGCGTGTGCACTCCCAAGGTCTGGTTACCGTTGATCTGCAGTGTTGTGAAGGAGATAACATTGCACAAATAGATAAT CTTTTGAATGCACTGGAAAAGAAGCTAAAAAGTCTCCTACATGGAAACATTAGGAGGGTCAAGAG GCTCCCAGCTCTGACACGAGGTGCAGCTGTTGATCGATACTGGCCCACGGCAGACGGCAGACTGGTGGAGTATGACATCGATCGGGTTGTATACGATGAGGACTCTGCATACCAGAACATAAAGATCTTGCACTCACAGCAGTTTGGCAATATCCTGATCCTCAATGGGGATGTTA ATCTGGCAGAGAGTGACCTGCCCTACACCCAGGCCATCATGGGCAGAGGGAAAGAGAACTATACAGGAAAAGAGGTGCTGATCTTAGGAGGCGGTGATGGAGGAATCCTCGCTGAGGCCGTCAAACTCAAGCCAAAGATGATCACCATGGTGGAG ATCGACCAAATGGTGATTGATGGGTGCAGGACGCACATGAGGAAGGCTTGTGGAAGTGTTCTGGACAACCTGAAGGGAGACTGTTACCAG GTGTTGGTGGAGGACTGTGTTCCGGTTCTGAAAAAGTATGTTGAGGAAGGGAAGACGTTTGATTACGTCATCAATGACCTCACAGCAGTTCCAATCTCCACAGCGCCAGAGGAAG ACTCTACATGGGAGTTCCTACAGCTTATCTTGGATCTTTCAATCAAAGTACTGCGTCCTACTGGGAAGTACTTCACACAG GGAAACTGTGCAAATCTGACTGAGGCACTGGCTCTCTATGAGGAACAGCTGGGAAGGCTCTCATGTCCTGTGGACTTTTCCAAGGAGGTGGTGTGTGTGCCCTCTTATATGGAACT GTGGGTTTTCTACACCGTTTGGAAGAAGTAA